Proteins encoded within one genomic window of Flavobacterium gilvum:
- a CDS encoding PDDEXK nuclease domain-containing protein: protein MSDNLQNKALFSQVAELLQNARQQVLRTVNSTMVYAYFEIGRMIVEEEQNGKDRAEYGKQLLKGLSEQLTNEFGKGFSVVNLENMRKFYLAYSISETVSRIFQIQKSQSVTGELDAKISQSLTGVFDNQKSKPLISFFKLTWTHYVFLMRIDDEKERRFYEIESEKHNWSVRELKRQYDSALYTRLALSRDKEGILKLSEQGQIIEKPKDIIKDPYILEFLGLSELHQYSESQLEEEIINKLEHFLLELGHGFTFVARQKRITFDDKHFRIDLVFYNRVLKCFVLIDLKIGELKHQDLGQMQMYVNYYDREMRLEDENKTIGIVLCQNKSDLVVKYTLPENNEQIFASKYKTILPSSEDLIKLISESK, encoded by the coding sequence TTGTCAGACAATCTTCAAAATAAAGCTTTGTTTTCTCAAGTAGCCGAATTATTGCAAAATGCTCGACAACAGGTTTTGCGTACCGTAAATTCAACAATGGTTTATGCCTATTTTGAAATAGGAAGAATGATTGTAGAAGAAGAACAAAACGGAAAAGACAGAGCCGAATATGGGAAACAATTATTAAAAGGCCTTTCTGAACAGTTGACTAATGAGTTTGGGAAGGGGTTTTCTGTTGTTAATTTAGAAAACATGAGGAAGTTTTATTTAGCTTACTCAATTTCCGAGACAGTGTCTCGGATTTTTCAAATTCAGAAATCCCAGTCAGTGACTGGGGAATTGGATGCTAAGATTTCTCAGTCACTGACTGGGGTTTTTGATAATCAAAAATCGAAGCCGCTGATTTCGTTTTTCAAATTGACTTGGACACACTATGTTTTTTTAATGCGAATCGATGATGAAAAAGAAAGACGTTTCTACGAAATAGAATCTGAAAAACACAATTGGAGCGTTCGCGAGTTAAAACGCCAGTACGATTCTGCACTTTATACACGATTGGCTTTGAGTCGGGACAAAGAAGGGATTTTAAAACTTTCGGAGCAAGGTCAGATTATAGAAAAGCCGAAAGACATTATCAAAGACCCTTATATTTTGGAATTTTTAGGATTGTCAGAATTACACCAATATTCTGAATCACAATTAGAAGAAGAAATAATCAATAAATTAGAGCATTTTTTATTGGAATTGGGACATGGTTTTACTTTTGTTGCCCGACAAAAAAGGATAACTTTTGATGATAAACATTTTCGAATCGATTTGGTTTTTTATAATCGAGTATTGAAATGTTTTGTTTTAATTGATTTGAAAATAGGAGAATTAAAACATCAGGATTTAGGACAGATGCAAATGTATGTCAATTATTACGACAGAGAGATGCGATTGGAAGATGAAAACAAAACAATTGGAATCGTGCTTTGTCAAAACAAAAGCGATTTGGTTGTAAAATATACTTTACCCGAGAATAACGAGCAAATATTTGCCAGCAAATACAAAACAATTCTGCCAAGCAGTGAAGATTTAATAAAATTAATTTCGGAATCAAAATAA
- a CDS encoding DNA gyrase/topoisomerase IV subunit A — MKDEDDDNIIPADEDNNSDENPIEDNQDGDDDIINVDAKHFEGQHFYENQEEEGEDVITKVTGMYKDWFLDYASYVILERAVPAIEDGFKPVQRRIMHSLKELDDGRYNKVANVVGHTMQYHPHGDASIGDAMVQIGQKELLIDCQGNWGNILTGDGAAASRYIEARLSKFALEVLYSPKITDWGVSYDGRKAEPINLPVKFPLLLAQGAEGIAVGLSTKVLPHNFNELIEASIKILKGKSFTLYPDFMTAGIADVSNYNDGLRGGRVRVRAKISQLDKNTLVITQIPFSTNTSSLIDSILKANEKGKIKIKKIEDNTAADVEILIHLFPGVSPDKTIDALFAFTACETSIAPLGCVIEDNKPLFIGVSEMLKISTHRTVDLLRQELEIHLEELKNKWHFSTLEKIFIREEMYIDFKLYGDRESLYTYLYDRFEPFKKSFVREINDDDLHRLTQIPMIRITRFDSDKADDLIAKLEDEMKEVEYNLEHIIDFAIAYFTKLKEKYGKGRERQTELRSFDNIEATKVVLRNTKLYVNREEGFVGTSLKKDEYVTDCSDIDDVIVFLRDGKMIVTKVDSKTFVGKDIIHVAIFDKSDKRTIYNMIYRDGKSGPSYIKRFNVSGVTRDKTYDLTNETNGSQTLYFSCNPNGEAEVITILLRQIGSIKKLKFDIDFASLAIKGRASKGNLVTKYPIKKIELKEKGISTLLPRKIWFDDTVQRLNVDARGELLGEFRPSDKILVISQAGKLKVITPELTTHFDEDMIVLEKWIPKKPISAIYYDGEKERYYIKRFLVETENKEDCFISEHANSRLEIVATDYRPVAELVFNKVKGVQKENMTVDIESFITVKGFKALGNQLTTDKLKQVNLLESLPYEEPEEIVPEVHEVDGDTEIEEGEIQLEDDGQITLSLD, encoded by the coding sequence ATGAAAGACGAAGACGACGACAACATAATCCCGGCTGACGAAGATAATAATTCAGATGAAAATCCGATTGAAGACAATCAGGATGGAGATGACGATATTATCAACGTAGATGCCAAACATTTTGAAGGGCAGCATTTTTACGAAAACCAGGAAGAAGAAGGCGAAGATGTCATTACCAAAGTAACCGGAATGTACAAAGACTGGTTTTTGGATTATGCTTCATACGTAATTCTAGAGCGCGCCGTTCCTGCTATCGAAGACGGTTTTAAACCGGTTCAGCGTCGTATTATGCACTCGCTTAAAGAGTTGGATGATGGTCGTTACAATAAAGTTGCCAATGTAGTTGGGCACACCATGCAGTATCACCCACACGGAGATGCGAGTATTGGAGATGCAATGGTGCAAATTGGCCAAAAAGAATTGCTAATAGACTGCCAGGGAAACTGGGGAAATATTCTAACAGGAGATGGTGCAGCTGCTTCTCGTTATATTGAGGCACGTTTATCAAAATTTGCTTTGGAGGTTTTGTATTCTCCAAAAATTACCGATTGGGGAGTTTCTTATGACGGTAGAAAAGCAGAGCCAATTAATCTTCCGGTAAAGTTTCCGTTGCTTTTGGCACAGGGAGCTGAAGGAATTGCTGTTGGTCTTTCGACAAAAGTATTGCCTCATAACTTCAATGAATTAATTGAAGCTTCGATTAAAATTTTAAAAGGTAAGTCATTTACGCTTTATCCCGATTTTATGACTGCCGGTATTGCCGATGTTTCCAATTATAATGACGGATTGCGTGGCGGACGTGTACGTGTGCGTGCCAAAATTTCGCAATTGGACAAAAATACTTTGGTGATTACACAAATTCCGTTTTCGACTAATACTTCAAGTTTAATTGATAGTATTTTGAAGGCAAATGAAAAAGGTAAAATAAAAATCAAGAAAATTGAAGACAACACCGCTGCCGATGTTGAGATTCTGATTCATCTTTTTCCGGGTGTTTCACCAGACAAAACTATAGATGCGTTGTTTGCTTTTACGGCTTGTGAAACTTCGATAGCACCATTAGGATGCGTTATCGAGGATAATAAACCGTTGTTTATAGGTGTTTCTGAAATGTTGAAAATCTCAACACACAGAACGGTTGATTTGCTCAGACAAGAACTCGAAATTCATTTAGAAGAACTAAAAAACAAATGGCATTTTTCTACTTTGGAGAAAATCTTCATTCGTGAAGAAATGTACATCGATTTCAAATTGTACGGAGACAGAGAATCGCTTTACACCTATTTGTATGACCGATTTGAGCCTTTCAAGAAATCATTTGTCAGAGAAATTAATGATGATGATTTACACCGATTGACTCAGATTCCGATGATTCGTATTACCCGTTTTGACTCTGATAAAGCGGATGATCTTATCGCAAAATTGGAAGACGAAATGAAAGAGGTGGAATACAATTTGGAACACATTATAGACTTTGCGATTGCTTATTTTACAAAATTAAAAGAGAAATACGGAAAAGGAAGAGAGCGCCAGACCGAGTTGCGTAGTTTTGATAATATCGAAGCCACAAAAGTAGTTTTGAGAAATACTAAATTGTACGTAAACAGGGAAGAAGGTTTCGTGGGAACCAGTTTGAAAAAAGACGAGTATGTTACCGATTGTTCCGATATTGATGATGTAATTGTGTTTTTGCGCGATGGAAAAATGATTGTTACCAAAGTCGATTCAAAAACCTTTGTCGGAAAGGACATTATCCATGTTGCTATTTTTGACAAAAGCGATAAACGTACCATTTACAATATGATTTACCGTGATGGAAAATCCGGACCATCGTATATAAAGAGGTTCAACGTTTCGGGAGTTACCAGAGACAAAACCTATGATTTGACCAATGAAACTAATGGTTCGCAAACGCTGTATTTTTCGTGCAACCCGAATGGTGAAGCAGAAGTAATTACGATTTTGTTACGCCAGATTGGAAGTATTAAAAAATTGAAATTTGATATTGATTTTGCTTCTTTAGCAATCAAAGGAAGAGCTTCCAAAGGTAATTTGGTTACCAAATACCCAATCAAGAAAATCGAATTAAAAGAGAAAGGTATTTCAACTTTATTGCCAAGAAAAATCTGGTTTGATGATACTGTTCAAAGGCTGAATGTCGATGCAAGGGGAGAACTTTTGGGTGAATTTAGACCGAGCGATAAAATCTTGGTGATTTCACAAGCAGGAAAATTAAAAGTTATCACGCCTGAATTGACGACTCATTTTGATGAGGATATGATCGTTTTGGAAAAATGGATTCCTAAAAAACCAATTTCCGCCATTTATTATGATGGTGAAAAAGAAAGATATTATATCAAACGTTTCTTGGTGGAAACTGAAAATAAAGAAGATTGTTTTATATCAGAGCATGCCAATTCCAGACTGGAAATTGTGGCCACCGATTACCGCCCTGTAGCCGAATTGGTTTTCAATAAAGTAAAAGGAGTTCAAAAAGAAAATATGACTGTGGATATCGAGTCTTTTATAACTGTAAAAGGATTTAAAGCACTTGGTAACCAGTTGACGACCGATAAATTGAAACAAGTTAATTTGCTTGAATCTCTGCCTTATGAAGAACCAGAGGAAATTGTTCCGGAAGTGCACGAAGTAGATGGTGATACCGAAATTGAGGAAGGTGAAATCCAACTGGAAGATGACGGTCAGATTACTTTAAGTTTAGATTAA
- the fbp gene encoding class 1 fructose-bisphosphatase: protein MQENNKTLGEFIIENQKDFPYSSGELSRIFNSIKLAAKVVSHKVNKAGLVDIIGGVGEKNVQGEDQQKLDVYANEIFIQTLINREIVCGIASEENDDFITVEGSDKSHNNKYVLLMDPLDGSSNIDVNVSVGTIFSVYRRITPIGTPVTLEDFLQPGINQVAAGYVIYGTSTMLVYTTGCGVNGFTLNPAIGSFYLSHPKMTIPADGSIYSVNEGNYVHFPQGVKDYIKYCQLEEEDRPYTSRYIGSLASDIHRNIIKGGIYLYPTSSKAVKGKLRLLYECNPMAFIVEQAGGKASDGFDRVMEIVPTSLHERSAFFCGSTNMVNKIEDCMLKAKLSKY from the coding sequence ATGCAGGAAAACAACAAAACATTAGGAGAATTCATAATCGAAAATCAGAAAGATTTCCCTTATTCATCTGGTGAATTGTCTCGAATTTTCAATTCGATAAAATTGGCTGCCAAAGTAGTCAGCCATAAAGTAAATAAAGCTGGATTGGTAGATATCATCGGTGGTGTTGGCGAAAAAAACGTTCAGGGAGAAGACCAGCAAAAACTAGATGTTTATGCCAATGAAATATTCATACAAACTCTTATAAACAGGGAAATTGTATGTGGTATTGCTTCTGAGGAAAATGACGATTTCATCACGGTTGAAGGCAGTGACAAAAGCCATAACAATAAATATGTTCTTTTGATGGATCCTTTGGACGGTTCTTCCAATATCGATGTGAATGTATCTGTTGGTACCATTTTTTCGGTTTACAGAAGAATAACTCCAATAGGAACTCCTGTTACTTTAGAAGATTTTTTGCAGCCAGGAATCAATCAGGTTGCCGCCGGATATGTAATTTACGGAACCTCAACCATGCTGGTTTACACCACGGGCTGCGGCGTAAACGGATTCACTTTAAATCCTGCTATCGGTTCTTTTTATCTGTCCCACCCAAAGATGACAATTCCTGCTGACGGATCTATTTATTCGGTCAACGAGGGGAATTATGTACATTTTCCGCAAGGCGTAAAAGACTACATTAAATATTGCCAATTGGAAGAAGAAGACAGGCCTTATACGTCAAGATATATTGGCAGTCTGGCTTCTGATATTCACAGAAACATAATAAAAGGCGGAATCTATTTATATCCTACCAGTTCCAAAGCTGTAAAAGGAAAACTAAGACTTTTGTACGAATGCAACCCGATGGCATTTATAGTTGAACAAGCCGGAGGAAAAGCTTCTGATGGTTTCGACAGGGTTATGGAAATTGTACCGACTTCATTGCATGAAAGATCCGCTTTCTTTTGCGGAAGCACCAATATGGTTAACAAAATTGAAGATTGTATGCTAAAAGCAAAGCTTAGTAAATACTAA
- a CDS encoding rhamnogalacturonan acetylesterase encodes MKHFILILSLLSINCFAQKKTIYSIGDSTMANKPIENGNPERGWGQMLPQFFTDNITIDNRAVNGRSTKSFINEKRWDAVYKSLKPGDYVFIQFGHNDQKDKDSTRYTNPHTAYRHNLIRFVQESRAKGAIPVLFSSIVRRNFNENGVLIDTHGDYPLEARLVAQEYKVPFIDLQYYTELLEQSFGPEKSKELHLHYKPGELSIYPDGKADDTHLSPKGATAIAKIVVDELKKTNLDIVKYIKK; translated from the coding sequence ATGAAACATTTTATACTAATTCTGAGCCTATTATCAATTAATTGTTTTGCACAAAAGAAAACAATCTATTCCATTGGCGATTCTACAATGGCCAATAAACCAATCGAAAACGGAAATCCCGAGCGTGGCTGGGGACAAATGCTTCCACAATTCTTTACTGATAATATAACCATAGACAACCGAGCGGTAAATGGACGAAGCACCAAAAGTTTTATCAATGAAAAACGTTGGGATGCTGTTTATAAATCACTAAAACCTGGAGACTATGTTTTTATTCAATTTGGACACAATGACCAAAAAGACAAAGATTCTACCCGTTACACAAATCCGCATACTGCCTATCGTCATAATTTGATTCGTTTTGTGCAGGAAAGCCGAGCAAAAGGAGCTATTCCAGTTTTATTTTCTTCTATTGTTCGTAGAAATTTTAATGAAAATGGAGTCTTAATTGACACACACGGAGATTATCCGCTAGAAGCCCGATTAGTGGCTCAGGAATACAAAGTCCCATTTATCGACTTACAATATTATACCGAATTACTGGAACAATCATTCGGCCCGGAAAAATCCAAAGAACTACACTTACATTATAAACCCGGAGAATTGTCTATATACCCTGATGGAAAAGCAGATGATACTCATCTTTCTCCAAAAGGAGCAACTGCCATCGCAAAAATTGTTGTCGACGAACTGAAAAAAACCAATTTGGACATCGTAAAGTATATCAAAAAATAA
- a CDS encoding glycoside hydrolase family 28 protein, whose translation MKYKFVVIFLFSLGCFAQNNIFPSDSVNAIVKRIQLPIVPSYKIEVTKLGAKGDSISNAKPAFDKAMALCKKNNGGTIIVPKGIYTLNGPIHFVSNVKLHLEDGAKIRFGSNPKDYPLVLTSWEGTMLYNYSPMIYGNNVQNVAITGNGIIDGEAKNTWNKWKELEKKDQMLTREMNHKNTPVKERIFGEGHYLRPQLIQFVNSKNLLFENIQIEDAPFWCIHLLKSKSITLRGLKYNAHNYNNDGIDPEYSSDILIENIQFDNADDNVAIKSGRDDEGRSNSKTPSENIVIRNCEFKGLHAIVIGSEMSAGVRNVYVENSKFRGYLKRGIFIKTNSDRGGSIKNIYFNNLAFGKVEDCIFITANYHGEGSGLNPSKISDISFSNISCNEVTNTGIVIEGYPNKKVENIKLDNITIASAKNGMTVTNSENVSINEVIIGEKATTPSAAK comes from the coding sequence ATGAAATATAAATTCGTCGTTATATTCCTTTTTTCGCTGGGTTGTTTTGCCCAAAACAACATCTTTCCTTCAGACAGTGTCAACGCAATCGTCAAACGAATTCAATTGCCTATTGTTCCTTCGTACAAAATTGAAGTAACAAAACTAGGCGCCAAAGGAGATTCCATCAGCAATGCCAAACCTGCTTTTGACAAAGCAATGGCACTTTGTAAAAAAAACAACGGAGGCACAATCATTGTTCCAAAAGGAATTTATACCCTAAACGGCCCAATTCATTTTGTGAGTAACGTAAAATTGCATTTGGAAGATGGTGCCAAAATTAGATTTGGTTCCAATCCAAAAGATTATCCATTGGTTCTAACCAGCTGGGAAGGGACGATGCTTTACAATTACAGTCCTATGATATACGGTAACAACGTTCAGAATGTCGCCATCACCGGAAACGGAATTATTGACGGCGAAGCCAAAAACACTTGGAATAAATGGAAAGAACTCGAAAAGAAAGATCAAATGCTGACCCGAGAAATGAACCATAAAAACACTCCTGTCAAGGAGCGAATTTTTGGCGAAGGCCATTACCTAAGACCACAACTGATTCAGTTTGTTAATTCAAAAAATCTTCTTTTCGAAAATATCCAAATCGAGGATGCTCCTTTTTGGTGCATTCATTTGCTAAAAAGCAAAAGCATAACATTGCGCGGACTGAAATACAATGCCCACAATTACAATAATGACGGTATCGACCCTGAATATTCGAGTGATATTTTAATTGAAAATATTCAATTTGACAATGCCGATGATAACGTTGCCATCAAATCGGGAAGAGATGATGAAGGACGCAGTAATTCCAAAACACCTTCTGAAAATATCGTAATCCGAAATTGTGAATTCAAAGGACTTCATGCAATAGTTATTGGAAGCGAAATGTCGGCAGGAGTTCGCAATGTATATGTTGAAAACAGCAAATTCCGTGGTTATTTAAAAAGAGGCATTTTCATAAAAACAAATTCAGATCGAGGCGGTTCCATCAAAAACATTTATTTCAATAATCTGGCTTTTGGAAAAGTGGAAGACTGTATTTTCATAACCGCAAATTATCACGGGGAAGGCAGCGGTTTGAATCCTTCAAAAATTTCGGATATTTCTTTTTCAAATATCAGCTGCAACGAAGTTACCAATACAGGAATCGTGATAGAAGGCTATCCGAATAAAAAAGTCGAAAACATCAAATTGGACAACATTACTATCGCTTCCGCAAAAAACGGAATGACCGTCACCAATTCTGAAAATGTATCTATAAACGAAGTCATAATTGGCGAAAAAGCCACAACACCATCAGCCGCTAAATAA
- a CDS encoding pectinesterase family protein, protein MDQKGTGDFTTIQEAVNSAKSYPAKRITIFIKDGTYYEKVKVHAWNTQISFIGESREKTILTYDDYFGKINLGRNSTFYTPTLLVDGNDFFAKNITIKNTSGPVGQAVAVSVNANRVQFSNCSFLGNQDTLYTSGEGNKNYFKDCYIEGTTDFIFGDATALFENCTIHSKSDSYATAASTQSGIAYGYVFKNCKLTADEKVTKAYLGRPWRPFAKTVYISCEIGKHILPEGWSAWSKSDTTTSCFYAEYKCTGEGYQPQKRVSWSYQLKDAEAKKYTIENILDSDIPNATKKWYLKTN, encoded by the coding sequence GTGGATCAAAAAGGTACTGGTGATTTCACAACCATTCAGGAAGCGGTAAATTCTGCCAAATCATATCCAGCAAAAAGAATCACCATATTCATAAAAGATGGCACTTATTATGAAAAAGTAAAAGTACACGCCTGGAATACCCAAATTTCATTTATTGGCGAAAGCCGTGAAAAAACAATACTTACTTATGATGATTATTTCGGAAAAATAAATTTGGGGCGAAACAGTACTTTTTATACGCCAACACTCTTGGTCGATGGAAATGATTTTTTTGCAAAAAATATAACCATAAAAAACACTTCGGGTCCCGTCGGGCAGGCGGTTGCTGTGAGCGTTAATGCAAACAGAGTGCAATTTAGCAACTGTTCATTCCTAGGAAACCAGGACACGCTTTACACTTCGGGTGAAGGAAATAAAAACTATTTTAAAGATTGCTATATCGAAGGTACCACCGATTTTATATTTGGCGATGCCACTGCCTTATTCGAAAATTGCACAATTCATAGTAAAAGTGACTCGTATGCCACCGCTGCATCTACACAAAGCGGAATTGCCTACGGATATGTTTTTAAAAACTGTAAACTTACCGCAGACGAAAAAGTGACCAAAGCCTATCTTGGAAGACCTTGGAGACCTTTTGCCAAAACTGTTTATATAAGCTGTGAAATAGGTAAACATATTCTTCCTGAAGGATGGAGCGCTTGGTCAAAATCTGATACTACAACAAGTTGTTTTTACGCTGAATACAAATGCACTGGCGAAGGCTATCAACCTCAAAAAAGAGTTTCATGGTCGTATCAATTAAAAGATGCTGAAGCCAAAAAATATACTATCGAAAACATATTGGATTCGGATATACCAAATGCGACAAAGAAATGGTATTTGAAAACTAACTAA
- a CDS encoding glycoside hydrolase family 43 protein, with product MKLSKITPILLLSIVMQMATAQEKNDKQYSQVWVADNGDGTYKNPILYADYSDPDAIRVGDDYYMTASSFNCIPGLPILHSKDLVNWKLIGYALSVQKPLNVYNKVQHGNGVWAPCIRYHNNEFHIYYPDPDFGIYMVKAKKAEGPWSEPVMVKEGKGLIDPTPLWDENGKTYLAYAFAGSRAGIKSALAVCTMNTEGSHANNDDIMILDGHPDEPTVEGPKFHKRNGYYYLFAPSGGVATGWQIVMRSKNVFGPYEKRKVMDQGKSSINGPHQGAWVQTQTREDWFIHFQDQFAYGRVVHLQPMKWENDWPVIGTDEDKNGIGEPVMTYKKPNVGKKSFPIETPPESDEFNTPKLGLQWQWHANPQIVWGLPTAMGYYSLNCIPVPKDATSLYDVPNLLLQKLPANTFTATTKITFNSRFDGEYTGLVIMGLDYSFLCLKQVDGKLFLSQKTAKKVDRKGTETEGKAVQITNKTIYLQAKVKPGGICDFFYSEDGKNFTPIGESFTAREGKWIGAKIGFVALREGIINDAGNVAIDWFRITK from the coding sequence ATGAAACTTTCAAAAATAACTCCTATACTTTTACTGAGCATTGTCATGCAAATGGCAACTGCTCAGGAAAAGAACGATAAACAATATTCACAAGTCTGGGTAGCCGACAATGGAGATGGCACCTACAAAAATCCAATCCTCTATGCCGACTATTCAGATCCGGATGCAATTCGGGTTGGTGATGATTATTACATGACGGCTTCATCTTTTAATTGCATTCCGGGGCTGCCAATTCTTCACTCCAAAGATTTGGTCAACTGGAAACTAATCGGATACGCCCTTTCTGTACAAAAACCTTTGAATGTTTATAACAAAGTCCAACACGGAAATGGTGTTTGGGCACCCTGCATCCGCTACCACAACAACGAATTTCACATTTATTATCCTGATCCTGATTTTGGTATTTATATGGTTAAAGCCAAAAAAGCCGAAGGGCCTTGGTCTGAACCTGTAATGGTTAAAGAAGGAAAAGGACTCATTGACCCTACTCCACTTTGGGATGAAAACGGAAAAACGTATTTGGCCTATGCTTTTGCAGGAAGCCGAGCCGGAATAAAAAGTGCGTTGGCCGTTTGTACAATGAATACCGAAGGTTCCCACGCCAACAATGATGATATTATGATTCTCGATGGTCATCCCGATGAACCAACTGTTGAAGGCCCTAAATTTCACAAACGAAACGGTTATTACTACCTATTTGCTCCATCCGGCGGAGTGGCCACAGGATGGCAGATTGTTATGAGATCCAAAAACGTTTTTGGCCCTTATGAAAAAAGAAAAGTTATGGATCAGGGAAAATCTTCCATAAATGGACCACATCAGGGAGCTTGGGTACAAACACAAACCAGAGAAGATTGGTTTATCCATTTTCAGGATCAATTTGCTTATGGAAGAGTTGTTCACCTACAACCAATGAAATGGGAAAATGACTGGCCAGTTATTGGCACAGATGAAGACAAAAACGGCATAGGCGAACCGGTTATGACGTATAAAAAGCCTAACGTTGGAAAAAAATCTTTCCCTATTGAAACACCTCCGGAAAGTGACGAATTCAATACACCAAAATTAGGTTTGCAATGGCAATGGCACGCAAATCCACAGATTGTTTGGGGGTTGCCAACGGCAATGGGATATTATAGTTTGAACTGTATTCCTGTACCAAAAGATGCCACAAGTTTATACGATGTTCCAAACTTATTATTGCAAAAACTACCTGCCAATACCTTTACCGCTACTACAAAAATCACTTTCAACTCAAGATTTGACGGAGAATATACTGGATTGGTAATTATGGGATTGGACTATAGTTTTTTATGCTTGAAACAAGTTGATGGTAAATTATTTCTTTCGCAAAAAACGGCCAAAAAAGTCGATAGAAAAGGAACTGAAACCGAAGGAAAAGCAGTTCAGATAACAAACAAAACAATTTATCTGCAAGCAAAAGTAAAACCTGGCGGAATTTGCGACTTTTTCTACAGTGAAGATGGAAAAAATTTCACCCCGATTGGTGAAAGTTTTACAGCAAGAGAAGGTAAATGGATAGGAGCAAAAATAGGCTTTGTTGCACTTAGGGAAGGTATAATCAATGATGCCGGAAATGTCGCCATTGATTGGTTCAGAATAACAAAATAA
- a CDS encoding glycoside hydrolase family 88/105 protein, protein MVNCKQYFFKATLLFISVTFLSCKTVAQQPAQNVESQNQIKVSSNMKWSDKMALTLMKRHPQAFMIDDAKAPKWDYVHGLVLHSFEELYKKNPDPRYTAYVKGYADALVNADGTIKTYELENYNIDMVVAGRLLFDIYKKTNDNHYLTAMQTLKKQLESHPRTKSGGFWHKKVYPNQMWLDGLYMGEPFYAQYTVTFENGKNLDDVAKQFEQIQMHATDPKTGLLYHGWDESKQMPWANKETGNSPNFWSRALGWYVMALVDVLDYFPKNHPKQKELVGYLNNACESLAKYQDKSGLWYQVTDKGGEKGNYLEASGSSMFAYAFAKGANKGYLPAKFKKLANKAFDGLTKQLIKVDADGTITLTQACQVAGLGGTPYRDGSYEYYVNEKKKDNDPKATGPFILAALELNR, encoded by the coding sequence ATGGTAAATTGTAAACAATACTTTTTTAAGGCAACTCTACTTTTCATTTCGGTTACATTTCTCAGTTGTAAAACTGTTGCGCAACAACCTGCACAGAATGTAGAATCTCAAAATCAAATTAAAGTTTCATCAAACATGAAATGGTCAGATAAAATGGCTCTGACATTGATGAAACGCCATCCTCAAGCCTTCATGATTGATGATGCCAAAGCCCCAAAATGGGACTATGTTCACGGTTTGGTCTTACATTCTTTTGAAGAATTATATAAAAAAAATCCTGACCCGAGATACACTGCATATGTAAAAGGTTATGCCGATGCTTTGGTCAATGCAGACGGTACAATCAAAACCTATGAATTAGAAAACTACAATATTGATATGGTCGTAGCCGGTCGTTTACTGTTTGATATTTACAAAAAAACAAACGACAATCACTATTTGACAGCAATGCAAACGCTAAAAAAACAATTGGAAAGCCACCCAAGAACGAAAAGTGGCGGATTTTGGCACAAAAAAGTGTATCCAAACCAAATGTGGCTAGACGGTTTATACATGGGTGAACCTTTTTATGCCCAATATACTGTCACTTTCGAAAACGGAAAAAATCTTGATGATGTAGCCAAACAATTCGAACAAATTCAGATGCACGCCACCGACCCAAAAACTGGATTATTATATCATGGTTGGGACGAAAGCAAACAAATGCCTTGGGCAAATAAAGAAACCGGAAACTCACCAAATTTCTGGTCAAGAGCTCTCGGATGGTATGTAATGGCGCTGGTAGACGTTTTGGATTACTTCCCGAAAAATCATCCAAAACAAAAAGAATTAGTTGGCTACCTGAATAATGCCTGCGAAAGCTTAGCCAAATATCAAGATAAATCAGGTTTATGGTATCAGGTAACTGACAAAGGTGGCGAAAAAGGAAATTATCTGGAAGCATCCGGTTCATCCATGTTTGCTTATGCTTTTGCAAAAGGTGCTAATAAAGGCTATTTACCAGCAAAATTTAAAAAATTAGCCAATAAAGCTTTTGATGGTTTAACAAAACAATTGATAAAAGTTGATGCTGACGGAACAATAACCCTGACTCAAGCCTGTCAAGTAGCTGGTTTAGGAGGTACTCCATACAGAGATGGTTCTTATGAATATTATGTGAATGAAAAGAAAAAAGACAATGATCCTAAAGCTACAGGACCATTTATTCTTGCTGCTTTGGAATTGAACAGATAA